Proteins encoded within one genomic window of Granulicella pectinivorans:
- the fabG gene encoding 3-oxoacyl-[acyl-carrier-protein] reductase, with protein MTTTLTGRVALVTGASQGIGRACALTLAAQGAQVALAARNAEKLAEVAAEIAAAGGTARAFVLDIADEESIKACAKAVVAHFGKLEILVNNAGITRDVLSLRMKRKDWDDVLTTNLTGAFLMTQAAISPMLKAKWGRVINITSVVGETGQAGQANYAASKAGMIGVTKSLARELAGRAITVNAVAPGYIETAMTAVLTEEQKTGMTQHIPLGRVGTDLDIAHAVAFLASEEAGYITGHTLDVNGGMYMG; from the coding sequence ACTTTGGCGGCGCAGGGCGCTCAGGTGGCGCTGGCAGCACGGAATGCGGAGAAGCTGGCCGAGGTGGCCGCGGAAATTGCTGCGGCAGGCGGTACGGCGCGTGCGTTTGTGCTGGATATTGCGGATGAAGAGTCGATCAAGGCGTGCGCGAAGGCCGTGGTGGCGCACTTTGGGAAGCTGGAGATTCTGGTGAATAACGCCGGGATCACGCGGGATGTGCTGTCGCTGCGAATGAAGCGGAAGGACTGGGACGATGTCCTGACCACTAACCTGACGGGTGCGTTTTTGATGACGCAGGCGGCTATTTCGCCGATGCTGAAGGCGAAGTGGGGGCGAGTGATCAATATTACGTCCGTGGTGGGGGAGACGGGGCAGGCGGGGCAGGCGAACTATGCTGCTTCGAAGGCTGGGATGATTGGCGTGACGAAGTCGCTGGCTCGGGAGCTTGCGGGCAGGGCGATTACGGTGAATGCGGTGGCTCCGGGGTACATTGAGACGGCGATGACGGCTGTTTTGACGGAAGAGCAGAAGACGGGGATGACGCAGCATATTCCGCTGGGGCGGGTAGGGACGGATTTGGATATCGCGCATGCCGTTGCGTTCCTGGCTTCAGAGGAAGCGGGATACATTACGGGGCATACGCTGGATGTGAACGGCGGGATGTATATGGGATAA